The proteins below are encoded in one region of Aquisphaera giovannonii:
- a CDS encoding Gfo/Idh/MocA family protein yields the protein MRGPRRDVSSRRDFLAAAGGAVTLAAGVASPAVGAKGANERIGIGLIGVGGRGTDHLEAILKVASAHNVEIRSVCDVWRRAGDVAAEKVKKASGREPRACTRFGELLDDKGVDAIVVATPDFGHGAILTAALAAGKDAYIEKPMTIDVDSAARAVALAKEKSRVVQVGTQRRSDGHFRAGMKAVAAGEIGPVNRASAAVAFNEPRWRRATSDVHEKDVDWDAYLLGLPRRPFDPKLLRMWQLYKETSNGMPGLWMTHFADAVHMLTGATVPASAVALGGIYVWKDGREHADTFHAILEYPQGFLFDWGMGLGNAAGGHFTIHGTKATLDADRWHVRREKGSQGPHSLKPEATASHMENWLDCLRSRKPTNAPIETGYQHVVATVMAAKALETGRRQAYDAGKKVIVAC from the coding sequence ATGCGGGGACCGAGGCGGGACGTGTCCAGCCGGAGGGACTTCCTGGCGGCGGCCGGCGGCGCGGTGACGCTCGCGGCCGGCGTGGCCTCGCCCGCGGTCGGCGCGAAGGGGGCGAACGAGCGGATCGGCATCGGCCTGATCGGCGTCGGCGGCCGGGGGACGGATCACCTGGAGGCGATCCTCAAGGTGGCCTCGGCGCACAACGTCGAGATCCGTTCCGTCTGCGACGTCTGGCGGAGGGCCGGGGACGTTGCGGCGGAGAAGGTGAAGAAGGCCTCGGGGCGGGAGCCGAGGGCCTGCACCCGATTCGGTGAGCTCCTCGACGACAAGGGCGTGGACGCGATCGTCGTCGCGACGCCGGACTTCGGCCACGGGGCGATCCTGACCGCGGCGCTGGCGGCCGGCAAGGACGCCTACATCGAGAAGCCGATGACGATCGACGTGGACTCCGCGGCGAGGGCCGTCGCCCTGGCGAAGGAGAAGTCCCGCGTCGTCCAGGTGGGCACCCAGCGGCGGAGCGACGGCCACTTCCGCGCGGGGATGAAGGCCGTCGCCGCGGGCGAGATCGGGCCGGTCAACCGGGCCTCCGCCGCCGTGGCCTTCAACGAGCCCCGCTGGCGACGGGCGACGAGCGACGTCCACGAGAAGGACGTGGACTGGGACGCGTACCTGCTGGGCCTCCCCAGGCGCCCGTTCGATCCGAAACTCCTGCGGATGTGGCAGCTCTACAAGGAGACGAGCAACGGGATGCCGGGCCTCTGGATGACCCACTTCGCCGACGCCGTCCACATGCTCACCGGCGCGACCGTGCCGGCCTCCGCCGTGGCGCTCGGCGGGATCTACGTCTGGAAGGACGGCCGAGAGCACGCCGACACGTTCCACGCGATCCTCGAGTACCCCCAGGGCTTCCTCTTCGACTGGGGCATGGGCCTGGGGAACGCGGCCGGCGGCCACTTCACGATCCACGGCACCAAGGCCACGCTCGACGCCGACCGCTGGCACGTCCGCCGCGAGAAGGGCAGCCAGGGCCCGCACTCGCTGAAGCCCGAGGCGACCGCGTCGCACATGGAGAACTGGCTGGACTGCCTGCGATCCCGCAAGCCGACCAACGCCCCGATCGAGACCGGCTACCAGCACGTCGTCGCCACGGTCATGGCCGCGAAGGCGCTGGAGACGGGCCGCCGCCAGGCGTATGACGCGGGCAAGAAGGTCATCGTCGCGTGCTGA